CCATCCTGCCGTTTTCCGCTTCCTCCACGTGATACCCCTCTCCCTCCAGCAGAATGCGCACACCCTCCCGGATTGCCGGGTCGTCTTCAATCATCAGTATGTTGTTATGCTCCATCCGGACCGCCTCTCTTTCCTGTGACCGCTCCCGTCCTGCCTGCCTTTCTCATCCAGCATACCGCCAGTATCCCTGTCAGCAAAAAGCCAAGCATGGAAGGCAGCGCCCTGTATATGGTATTCATTCCGGGCATACCTATAAGCAGCCAGTTGTCCGTTTCCAGGGTATAAGTCCAGATAGCCGGAAAGCTCTGGTTTGTATCAATATGCAAAATTTGTCCGTCTCCCGCAAAAATGCTATACAGCGCATGAATCAGCACCGCCGACCAGATAGAACCGCTCTCACAGACAACCAGCGTCAGCGCCGTCCCCATCAGAAATGTTCCCAGTATCGTCAGAAGCGCGTCTTTCACATTCAAAAATGACATTGCCATACACTGGATCAGGGTATATGTGAAAACAGATGCCGCTGCCGCGCCTTTTTTTCCGAAACCAGTCTGCAACGCGCGAAAGGCAAGCCCCCGGTAAAGCAGTTCCTCCGTCACAGCCGCCCGGATCCCCTGTCCCAAAACATTCGATACGAAAATCCTGAGCAAATCCTGCAGCGTGGGATTTTCGAATGCCAGCGTCCCCTTCACGCAAAACAGGTAGAACATATCCACCACAGCAGGAAGAAGCACGGCAACAATGCACCAGCGCCGCAGAAACAGTGGTTTTCTGCAATAGACATCTGCCAGAGAAATCTTCATAACATACTTCGTATAAAGATAAACTGCCGTAAATACGCTCCACAAATTCAGACAATTACCCGCAAGTTCTTTCACAACAAGAGACGTATCCATTCTCCATGCCACTCTGCTGAAAGAAACTGTAAAAATATGAATCAGGAACACTGCCGCCGCATGCAGAATCGCTTTTGCTTTTCTTTGCATAACTCATCCCCGTTTTCGGGCAGATGCAAAAAGCTCCGCCCTTTTTCTTTCTTTATTCCGATTTTACTATTGCTGCTTCCGGCTGTCAATCTAATGAGCCGTCTGTAAATTCCGTTTCATCTGTTATGGCAGTCATCCAGCCTGATATTTCACCGGTCTGCTCTTCCATTATTCACGGTGCATCAACTGCGGGAAGAAGTGCATTTACATTGACGGTTGTTTCTGTTCTGGTTGTAAAGCTTCCATCGATTTCTACTCTTTCCACAGTTTCTCTTTCTGTATCTGATACTGCTATCACGTCACCTGCTTTCACAAGGCAGGTAAAGTCAACGTATGATGCATCCTCGTTATAGTAGTACGCGTCATCCACGCGCTCCTGCCGGAAGCTGTAAAACTCTTCTTTCAGATAACCACCCTCTTCCCGCAGAAGGGAAATATCATAAATGCCGGTATCACGCAGCCAGACACCCAGATCTTCCGCCTGGAATGTGCCGTCCCCGTTTATCTCTGTAACAATCTTTTTCGCATTCCGGTTTTCATAATCCGTGAAAACATCGTTGCGGCACATTTTGTACACATTTCCCCCCAATGTTGCGTGCCTTTACCGGCACCGTCAGCACAGCCGCCAGTGCCAGAGCCAGACATATCCTCCTTGCCATCATACTTTTGAAAACTGCTGTTTTTTTCATTTTTCCTTCCCCCTTCCTGTTCTGCTTTCAGCATACCAGAAAATTCTTACTTTTCAGATGAAGATTTCTTACAAATTCTTAACCCGTCTGCTCCTCATGTAAACTACCTGCATAAATCCTCTGTTACAGCATGCCTTATACACATGTTTCTCATGCACTAAAAAACGTCCACTGGACGTTTTTGTCGTATGCATGGCAACACAAAAACCGGGCATCCTGCCCGGTTCATATAATTATCTGTTTATATACCGCATATCTCTATACAACCGCTATCCAATTTCCGTATCCGCCAGCAGAATGTTGCGGATTTTTCTGGTCATGGTGATGGTTCCGGCGTCTTTTTTCTGCTGCATCAGCAGCAGGCACATGTTTTCCTTCGGGAAGTTTGCAAAGTAACAGCCAAGCCAGCCATCCCAGCCGTATTCTCCTTCGCGCGCCAGCCCGGACGCCATCTGCGGGTATTCCATGATACGCATGAGGTGTGAGTAAGTAAAGCCCTCCAGCCCCACCCAGCTCCGGTGCGCCGCCTGCTGCGCGTCCGTCAGCTTTCCGGTCGTAAGATAGTGCACTGTCTGCGGAGCGAGAATCTGCCTGCCGCCCAGTCTTCCGCCGTTTAGCAGCATCTGCGCAAACCTTGCGTAATCGTCGATGGTCGATACCAGCCCCGCGCCGCCCGCCTCGTATGCCGGGCGTTTATCCTTCCGGTTCGGCACCGCCAGATGACTGTCCGTATAAAGCCGCATCGTCCCGTCCTCCAATGTCTCATAAACAGACGCGAGGCGCGCCTGCTTTTCCGCGGGCACCCAGAAATCCGTATCCCGCATCTGCAGCGGCTCAAATAAATTCTCCTTCAGGAAATCCCCGAAGCGCATCCCGGAAATCTGTTCGATCACCGCTCCCAGAACATCCGCCGAAAGTCCGTACCGCCAGGAAGAATCCGGCTCGAAGGCGAGCGGCAGCGTTCCCACATGATTGGCAAACTCCATCGTCGTCACTTCTCTGTCTGTAAACAGGCGCTGCGTGCATTCCTCAATGTACGCGCCGGTCTGCCTTCCCGC
This is a stretch of genomic DNA from Marvinbryantia formatexigens DSM 14469. It encodes these proteins:
- a CDS encoding CPBP family intramembrane glutamic endopeptidase, which codes for MQRKAKAILHAAAVFLIHIFTVSFSRVAWRMDTSLVVKELAGNCLNLWSVFTAVYLYTKYVMKISLADVYCRKPLFLRRWCIVAVLLPAVVDMFYLFCVKGTLAFENPTLQDLLRIFVSNVLGQGIRAAVTEELLYRGLAFRALQTGFGKKGAAAASVFTYTLIQCMAMSFLNVKDALLTILGTFLMGTALTLVVCESGSIWSAVLIHALYSIFAGDGQILHIDTNQSFPAIWTYTLETDNWLLIGMPGMNTIYRALPSMLGFLLTGILAVCWMRKAGRTGAVTGKRGGPDGA
- a CDS encoding serine hydrolase domain-containing protein, which gives rise to MKEITKQRIKNTIAEAIADGTTAGVNLLVLKDGAEIFYDEQGYADIEQEMPVKRNTIFRLYSMTKPVTAAAAMLLMERGKLDLAQPVAEILPGFRHLTVEKDGKIEPAKTQMNVLHLLNMTSGLTYGDNETVAGRQTGAYIEECTQRLFTDREVTTMEFANHVGTLPLAFEPDSSWRYGLSADVLGAVIEQISGMRFGDFLKENLFEPLQMRDTDFWVPAEKQARLASVYETLEDGTMRLYTDSHLAVPNRKDKRPAYEAGGAGLVSTIDDYARFAQMLLNGGRLGGRQILAPQTVHYLTTGKLTDAQQAAHRSWVGLEGFTYSHLMRIMEYPQMASGLAREGEYGWDGWLGCYFANFPKENMCLLLMQQKKDAGTITMTRKIRNILLADTEIG